Proteins encoded together in one Muntiacus reevesi chromosome 22, mMunRee1.1, whole genome shotgun sequence window:
- the LOC136152769 gene encoding LOW QUALITY PROTEIN: exocyst complex component 1-like (The sequence of the model RefSeq protein was modified relative to this genomic sequence to represent the inferred CDS: deleted 1 base in 1 codon; substituted 1 base at 1 genomic stop codon): MQSPHLARCCTPPRPFLAESVPSGENQSVTGGEEEAVDECQELNAREERDIEIMMEGCEYAISSAEAFAERLSRELQVLDGANIQSIMASEKQVNILMKLLDEALKEVDQIELKLSSYEEMLQSVKEQMDQISESNHLIHLSNTNNVKLLSEIEFLVSHMDLAKGHIKALQEGDLSSSRGIEACTNAADALLQCVNVALRPGHDVLLAVEQQQQQRFSDLRENFARRLASHLNNVFVRQFTQALLQLYNRSYFLSVPGRDQSSTLAQRSIELTLPNHHAFHRDLLRYAKLMEWLESTDYRKYEGLTKNCMDCLSXLCEREIKDVFEVAKIKMTGTTKESKKLGLHGSSGKLTGSTSSLNKLSVQSSGNRRSQSSSLLDMGDMSASDLDVADRARFDKIFEQVLSELEPLCLAEQDFISKFFKLQQHQSMPGTVTEAEDTDGGTLSRQHNAGPPLPVSSEKDMIRQMIIKIFRCIEPELNNLIALGDKIDSFNSLDMLVKMSRHVWTAQNVDPASFLSTTLGNVLVTVKRNFDKCISNQIRQMEEVKISKKSKVGILPFVAEFEEFAGLAESIFKNAECRGDLDKAYTKLIRGVFVNVEKVANESQKTPRDVLMMENFHHIFAALSRLKISCLEAEKKEAKQKNTDHLQSYVIYSLGQPLEKLNHFFEGVEARVAQGIREEEVSYQLAFNKQELRKVIKESPGKEVKKGLDNLYKKVDKHLCEEENLLQVVWHSMQDEFIRQYKHFEGLIARCYPGSGVTMEFTIQDILDYCSSIAQSH, from the exons aatctgttccaagtggagaaaatcagagtgtgacaggaggtgaggaagaggcagtggaTGAATGCCAAGAGTTAAATGCAAGAGAAGAGCGGGATATTGAGATAATGATGGAAGGCTGTGAATATGCAATTTCTAGCGCCGAGGCCTTTGCAGAAAGGTTGTCCAGAGAGCTGCAGGTGTTAGATGGG GCCAACATCCAGTCTATCATGGcctctgaaaagcaagtcaacatCCTAATGAAGTTACTGGATGAGGCTCTCAAGGAGGTGGATCAGATTGAATTGAAACTGAGCAGTTATGAGGAAATGCTCCAAAGTGTAAAAGAACAGATGGATCAGATCTCCGAAAGCAACCACCTCATTCATCTCAGTAACACTAATAACGTAAAACTCCTGTCTGAGATAGAGTTTCTTGTG agccacatggacctggccaaaggtcatataaaggcacttcaggaaggagatctttcttcttccaggggcatTGAGGCCTGCACCAATGCTGCAGATGCCCTGCTGCAGTGCGTGAATGTAGCTCTTCGACCAG GCCATGACGTGCTTCTGGCagttgagcagcagcagcagcagcgtttcaGTGATTTGCGAGAGAATTTTGCCCGGAGACTGGCCAGTCACCTCAACAATGTTTTTGTTCGAcag tttACTCAGGCCCTCCTTCAACTCTATAACAGGTCCTACTTTCTTTCCGTGCCT GGTCGTGATCAGAGTTCAACTCTTGCTCAGCGCTCTATTGAACTGACTTTACCTAATCATCATGCATTTCATAGAGACTTACTCCGATATGCCAAGCTGATGGAGTGGCTAGAGAGTACGGATTATCGAAAATATGAGGGACTAACAAAG aattgcATGGATTGTTTGTCATGACtctgtgagagagaaattaaagatgtctttgaagttgcaaagatcaagatgactggcacaactaaagaaagcaagaagcttG GTCTTCACGGGAGTTCCGGGAAATTAACCGGGTCTACTTCCAGTCTAAATAAGCTCAGTGTTCAGAGCTCCGGGAACCGCCGGTCTCAGTCATCTTCCTTGCTGGACATGGGAGACATGTCGGCCTCTGATCTCGATGTCGCCGACAGAGCCAGGTTTGATAAG atctttgaacaggtactgagtgaactggagcccctgtgtctggcagaacaagacttcataagtaaatttttcaaaCTACAGCAGCATCAGAGTATGCCTGGAACTGTG ACTgaagcagaggacacagatggagGAACTTTGTCACGGCAACATAATGCTGGCCCACCGCTGCCTGTTTCATCTGA GAAAGATATGATCCGCCagatgataattaaaatatttcgcTGCATTGAGCCAGAACTGAACAACTTGATTGCATTAGGAGACAAAATCGATAGCTTTAACTCCCTTGACATGCTAGTCAAAATGAGTCGCCATGTGTGGACTGCACAGAACGTGGACCCCGCTTCTTTTCTGAGCACTACACTGGGAAATGTTTTGGTGACTGTCAAAAGGAACTTTGACAAATGTATT AGTAACCAAATAAGGCAAATGGAAGAAGTAAAGATCTCAAAGAAGAGTAAAGTAGGAATTCTCCCGTTTGTTGCTGAATTTGAAGAATTTGCTGGACTCGCAgaatcaatctttaaaaatgctgagTGTCGTGGAGATCTAGATAAAGCATATACTAAACTTATCAGAGGAGTATTTGTTAATG tggAGAAAGTAGCGAACGAAAGCCAGAAGACCCCCAGGGATGTCCTCATGATGGAAAACTTCCACCATATTTTTGCAGCACTTTCTCGTTTGAAAATCTCAtgtctagaagctgaa aaaaaagaagccaaacaaaaaaacacagatcaCCTTCAGTCTTATGTCATATACTCTTTAGGACAACCTCTTGAAAAGCTAAAT caTTTCTTTGAAGGTGTGGAAGCTCGGGTGGCACAGGGTAtaagagaggaggaagtgagctATCAACTTGCGTTTAACAAGCAAGAACTCCGAAAAGTTATTAAAGAGTCtcctggaaaagaagtgaaaaaaggtcTCGATAACCTCTACAAGAAGgttgataaacatttatgtgAAGAGGAGAACTTACTTCAG gtgGTGTGGCACTCCATGCAGGATGAATTCATTCGCCAGTACAAGCATTTTGAAGGTTTGATAGCTCGCTGTTATCCTGGATCTGGTGTTACAATGGAATTCACTATTCAGGACATTCTGGACTATTGCTCCAGCATTGCACAGTCCCACTAa